Proteins encoded within one genomic window of Puniceicoccaceae bacterium:
- a CDS encoding SIR2 family protein, with product MSIQLKQHLENHNSSPFLFLGSGFSRRYLGLEDWEGLLKKFSGNLKPYEFYKGKGNGQLPAIASLVASDFHDYWWSNNDQESERKKYSLLCINESSPIKIEISKYLKGISNRIYENSELKDEVAQLSKLNVDGVITTNWDLLCETLFPKYKVFVGQNPLLASHPHNIGEIYKIHGCCSQPNSLVLTDEDYNQFRKKQAYLAAKLITIFVEHPIIFIGYSLSDPNIISLLSDIIVGLGEDQVKKIQNNLIFIQRSKPDRPEAFESSTIVVGSLHLPVTRIVTSDFAQTYASISSVRRKIPARVLRFFREQIYDLVKEEDPEKRLYVVDYEDIENHEEVEFVVGVGVINEHLSNVGYTSVGPRELFDNLINGVNQLSADSVLKSTLPKLANGRKRIYLPVYKYLNEIGIRTLEGYEGSGYDFNNVLQTKIEDYRSQIFTRQYNTNCKDMSIEDLKIQYPVEKVAAFIPFMNEEDIPVDSLRQFLSDNFELHFEGNYTTNFIKLSCLLDLLEFKQN from the coding sequence ATGAGCATCCAACTAAAACAACATCTCGAAAATCATAACTCCTCACCATTCTTGTTTTTGGGCTCTGGTTTCAGTAGGAGATATTTAGGTCTAGAAGACTGGGAAGGATTGTTGAAAAAGTTTTCTGGAAACCTGAAGCCTTATGAGTTCTACAAGGGAAAGGGCAATGGTCAACTTCCGGCGATTGCCTCGTTAGTAGCATCTGATTTTCATGATTACTGGTGGAGTAATAATGACCAAGAATCTGAAAGAAAAAAATACTCACTCTTGTGTATCAATGAAAGCTCACCAATAAAGATTGAAATATCCAAATACCTCAAAGGTATTTCCAATAGAATCTATGAAAATAGTGAATTGAAAGATGAAGTCGCTCAATTGTCGAAGCTAAACGTAGATGGTGTAATCACTACAAACTGGGATCTGCTTTGCGAGACATTGTTTCCCAAATATAAGGTTTTCGTTGGACAAAATCCTTTATTAGCCAGCCACCCTCACAATATCGGAGAAATATACAAAATACACGGGTGTTGTTCCCAACCAAATTCGCTGGTTCTCACAGATGAAGATTATAATCAATTTCGAAAAAAGCAGGCCTATTTGGCAGCAAAATTGATTACTATTTTTGTAGAGCATCCAATAATTTTCATAGGATACTCACTTTCTGATCCCAATATAATATCACTTCTTAGTGATATTATTGTAGGACTAGGAGAAGATCAGGTTAAAAAGATTCAAAATAACCTTATCTTCATTCAAAGATCAAAACCTGACCGTCCTGAGGCATTTGAATCAAGCACAATTGTAGTAGGAAGCCTTCATTTACCTGTTACCAGAATTGTGACCTCTGATTTTGCACAAACTTACGCTTCAATATCTTCAGTAAGAAGGAAAATCCCTGCAAGAGTTCTACGATTTTTCCGAGAACAAATTTATGATTTGGTAAAAGAGGAAGACCCTGAAAAAAGATTGTATGTAGTGGACTATGAGGACATCGAAAACCATGAAGAAGTTGAATTTGTTGTTGGTGTAGGAGTCATTAATGAACACTTAAGTAACGTCGGATATACTAGCGTTGGTCCTCGAGAGCTATTCGACAATTTGATCAATGGCGTGAACCAGTTGTCAGCAGATAGCGTTCTAAAGTCTACACTTCCTAAATTGGCAAATGGGCGCAAAAGAATATATCTACCCGTATATAAATACCTGAATGAAATAGGAATCAGAACCCTGGAAGGATATGAAGGTTCTGGATATGATTTTAACAATGTTCTTCAAACAAAAATTGAGGACTACCGCTCACAAATATTTACCAGGCAGTACAACACCAACTGCAAGGATATGAGCATCGAAGATCTCAAAATACAATACCCTGTAGAAAAAGTAGCTGCATTTATCCCGTTCATGAATGAAGAGGATATTCCGGTCGATTCTCTAAGGCAGTTTTTGTCAGACAATTTCGAACTCCATTTCGAGGGTAATTACACAACCAACTTCATAAAACTTTCATGTTTACTAGATTTACTCGAATTCAAACAAAACTAA